From a single Nissabacter sp. SGAir0207 genomic region:
- the bolA gene encoding transcriptional regulator BolA, with amino-acid sequence MIREQIEAKLRAAFEPVHLEVVDESYRHNVPAGSESHFKVVMVSDRFVGERFLTRHRAIYSVLSEELSDGVHALALHTYTLKEWEGLQDTVPASPPCRGAGTLA; translated from the coding sequence ATGATTCGCGAGCAAATCGAAGCAAAACTAAGGGCGGCGTTTGAACCTGTGCATCTGGAAGTGGTGGACGAGAGCTATCGCCACAATGTTCCGGCCGGTTCAGAGAGTCATTTCAAGGTTGTTATGGTCTCAGATCGGTTCGTGGGGGAGCGCTTCCTGACCCGGCACCGCGCGATCTACAGCGTGCTGTCTGAAGAGCTTTCCGATGGCGTGCATGCCCTGGCGCTCCATACCTATACCCTGAAAGAGTGGGAAGGGTTGCAGGACACCGTGCCTGCCTCGCCACCCTGCCGGGGGGCTGGCACCCTCGCCTGA